A single Anopheles funestus chromosome 2RL, idAnoFuneDA-416_04, whole genome shotgun sequence DNA region contains:
- the LOC125764503 gene encoding ankyrin-1-like isoform X1: MNGRGRIITMPAECAANPLQRALADAIIRMVSMDELRILLACGAKVNEQVTQGLRPLHYAVWQNNEAAVNLLIVRGAEINAIDEVGYSALHLAAEHGYLHLAKILLDAGCKVDYREPTNDPYPRTTLCDEPLRLALRNKHYEVARLLLDRGADPNKRYFFGSEINLATDVESLELLLTYGASTEARDRSGITPLMRAVRTNGNIDSVLLLLHYGADVNAMTDARNDYRTVLHYAVLSGLDLFGGNASLVTMLLKQGARVDIPAPLPEPDRPSPLDLAVLRGDPVLVRILLEHGANVNRSSPVIGSPLHVACADNIPNRVEIMKMLLFYGADPNIRVVGDVATNAILRPPLAELLASNEHVTPQELHLLLRYGARVILKTQYRDPDGLLNCLSNLHHESAAFRIILDATEEFDPCMIRRNQQLTDEQRDLLVERASVPRKLKSQIRAYYRRLFGRNLCEFVPPLFIPSELKSYLLYEHSL; encoded by the exons ATGAACGGACGAG GACGCATTATCACGATGCCGGCTGAGTGTGCCGCTAATCCGCTGCAACGGGCCCTGGCCGATGCCATTATCCGGATGGTATCCATGGACGAGCTGCGTATACTGCTCGCCTGCGGTGCGAAGGTTAACGAGCAGGTGACGCAAGGTCTGAGACCGCTGCACTACGCCGTCTGGCAAAATAATGAAGCTGCCGTCAATCTGCTCATCGTGCGCGGTGCCGAAATAAACGCGATCGATGAAGTCGGTTACAGTGCGCTACATTTGGCGGCAGAGCATGG CTACCTTCATCTCGCAAAGATTCTGCTGGATGCGGGCTGTAAGGTGGACTACCGTGAGCCAACGAATGATCCTTACCCGCGTACGACACTCTGCGACGAACCGCTCCGTTTGGCACTACGTAACAAACACTACGAGGTGGCCCGCCTGCTGCTTGATCGTGGTGCCGATCCGAACAAGCGCTATTTCTTCGGATCCGAAATTAACCTAGCGACGGATGTGGAAAGTCTGGAGCTGTTGCTTACGTACGGTGCAAGTACGGAGGCACGTGACCGTTCCGGCATTACGCCACTGATGCGAGCCGTACGAACGAACGGTAACATCGAttcggtgctgctgctgctccattaCGGAGCGGACGTTAATGCGATGACGGATGCAAGGAATGATTACAGAACCGTGCTGCATTATGCCGTTCTATCAG GATTAGATCTGTTTGGTG GCAATGCTTCACTCGTGACGATGCTTTTGAAACAGGGAGCCCGGGTTGACATACCAGCACCATTGCCGGAACCGGACCGACCAAGCCCGCTCGATCTTGCCGTTCTGCGAGGCGATCCAGTGCTGGTGAGAATTCTTCTCGAGCATGGTGCCAACGTGAATCGCAGCAGCCCCGTCATTGGATCCCCGTTGCATGTGGCCTGCGCCGATAATATTCCCAACAGAGTTGAAATTATGAAG ATGCTCTTGTTTTACGGTGCTGACCCGAACATACGTGTCGTGGGTGATGTTGCCACCAATGCGATACTGCGTCCTCCACTAGCAGAGCTGCTTGCCAGCAATGAACACGTTACGCCACAGGAACTGCATTTGTTGCTACGGTACGGTGCAAGG GTTATCCTCAAGACTCAGTACCGTGATCCGGACGGTTTGTTAAACTGCCTTTCGAACCTGCATCATGAATCGGCCGCCTTCCGCATAATACTGGATGCTACCGAAGAGTTCGATCCATGCATGATACGTCGTAACCAGCAGCTCACCGATGAACAGCGCGATCTGCTAGTAGAACGTGCCTCGGTTCCACGGAAGCTCAAGTCCCAGATTCGTGCCTACTACCGTCGGTTGTTCGGGCGAAATCTGTGCGAGTTTGTTCCGCCACTATTTATACCGAGCGAGCTGAAAAGCTACTTGCTGTATGAACACAGTCTGTAA
- the LOC125764503 gene encoding ankyrin-1-like isoform X2 encodes MNGRGRIITMPAECAANPLQRALADAIIRMVSMDELRILLACGAKVNEQVTQGLRPLHYAVWQNNEAAVNLLIVRGAEINAIDEVGYSALHLAAEHGYLHLAKILLDAGCKVDYREPTNDPYPRTTLCDEPLRLALRNKHYEVARLLLDRGADPNKRYFFGSEINLATDVESLELLLTYGASTEARDRSGITPLMRAVRTNGNIDSVLLLLHYGADVNAMTDARNDYRTVLHYAVLSGNASLVTMLLKQGARVDIPAPLPEPDRPSPLDLAVLRGDPVLVRILLEHGANVNRSSPVIGSPLHVACADNIPNRVEIMKMLLFYGADPNIRVVGDVATNAILRPPLAELLASNEHVTPQELHLLLRYGARVILKTQYRDPDGLLNCLSNLHHESAAFRIILDATEEFDPCMIRRNQQLTDEQRDLLVERASVPRKLKSQIRAYYRRLFGRNLCEFVPPLFIPSELKSYLLYEHSL; translated from the exons ATGAACGGACGAG GACGCATTATCACGATGCCGGCTGAGTGTGCCGCTAATCCGCTGCAACGGGCCCTGGCCGATGCCATTATCCGGATGGTATCCATGGACGAGCTGCGTATACTGCTCGCCTGCGGTGCGAAGGTTAACGAGCAGGTGACGCAAGGTCTGAGACCGCTGCACTACGCCGTCTGGCAAAATAATGAAGCTGCCGTCAATCTGCTCATCGTGCGCGGTGCCGAAATAAACGCGATCGATGAAGTCGGTTACAGTGCGCTACATTTGGCGGCAGAGCATGG CTACCTTCATCTCGCAAAGATTCTGCTGGATGCGGGCTGTAAGGTGGACTACCGTGAGCCAACGAATGATCCTTACCCGCGTACGACACTCTGCGACGAACCGCTCCGTTTGGCACTACGTAACAAACACTACGAGGTGGCCCGCCTGCTGCTTGATCGTGGTGCCGATCCGAACAAGCGCTATTTCTTCGGATCCGAAATTAACCTAGCGACGGATGTGGAAAGTCTGGAGCTGTTGCTTACGTACGGTGCAAGTACGGAGGCACGTGACCGTTCCGGCATTACGCCACTGATGCGAGCCGTACGAACGAACGGTAACATCGAttcggtgctgctgctgctccattaCGGAGCGGACGTTAATGCGATGACGGATGCAAGGAATGATTACAGAACCGTGCTGCATTATGCCGTTCTATCAG GCAATGCTTCACTCGTGACGATGCTTTTGAAACAGGGAGCCCGGGTTGACATACCAGCACCATTGCCGGAACCGGACCGACCAAGCCCGCTCGATCTTGCCGTTCTGCGAGGCGATCCAGTGCTGGTGAGAATTCTTCTCGAGCATGGTGCCAACGTGAATCGCAGCAGCCCCGTCATTGGATCCCCGTTGCATGTGGCCTGCGCCGATAATATTCCCAACAGAGTTGAAATTATGAAG ATGCTCTTGTTTTACGGTGCTGACCCGAACATACGTGTCGTGGGTGATGTTGCCACCAATGCGATACTGCGTCCTCCACTAGCAGAGCTGCTTGCCAGCAATGAACACGTTACGCCACAGGAACTGCATTTGTTGCTACGGTACGGTGCAAGG GTTATCCTCAAGACTCAGTACCGTGATCCGGACGGTTTGTTAAACTGCCTTTCGAACCTGCATCATGAATCGGCCGCCTTCCGCATAATACTGGATGCTACCGAAGAGTTCGATCCATGCATGATACGTCGTAACCAGCAGCTCACCGATGAACAGCGCGATCTGCTAGTAGAACGTGCCTCGGTTCCACGGAAGCTCAAGTCCCAGATTCGTGCCTACTACCGTCGGTTGTTCGGGCGAAATCTGTGCGAGTTTGTTCCGCCACTATTTATACCGAGCGAGCTGAAAAGCTACTTGCTGTATGAACACAGTCTGTAA
- the LOC125764570 gene encoding DNA-directed RNA polymerase II subunit RPB9, translating into MAYDATHDDGPGFVGIRFCQECNNMLYPKEDKENKILLYACRNCDYKQEADSNCIYVNKIMHEIDELTHIVPDVISDPTLPRTEEHACPKCSHREAVFFQAQTRRAEEEMRLYYVCTNSSCCHRWTE; encoded by the exons ATGGCCTACGATGCAACACATGATGATGGACCAGGTTTCGTAGGGATCCGGTTCTGTCAGGAATG TAACAACATGCTCTACCCCAAGGAAgataaggaaaacaaaattctccTCTATGCTTGTCGCAATTGTGATTACAAGCAGGAAGCAGATTCGAACTGTATCTACGTAAACAAAATCATGCACGAAATCGA TGAGTTGACACACATTGTACCAGATGTGATATCGGATCCCACGCTACCGCGCACTGAGGAGCACGCTTGCCCGAAATGTTCTCATCGTGAAGCGGTGTTCTTCCAGGCACAGACCCGGAGAGCTGAAGAGGAAATGAGACTGTACTACGTATGTACCAACTCTTCTTGCTGTCATCGGTGGACAGAATGA
- the LOC125764459 gene encoding thioredoxin domain-containing protein 11 — MHALTLDPSAEDCSSSNFQESTRRPALPPPPTSLLPTPSATVPAPSTLSTAAANNPSHHTSHQQLRRQQFPGRKAQRHRGLLTNTISASPERHGDDTADACTVALVTERPLAAAENDNVATVKREQPSDNGQLNSGTVDEKTRRYNRISMIIIYGREVLCILALILTTYATIQNSPPKISKAPPPVPFFSKGSLVNDWPTGALGTTQTRVSVSELSLVLYYAPWCAESQFARHAYERVAQLYYREAHFAAINCWQPGGECRARYTKVQSWPVLMAYQPSGLAVQYHQAWTTAALSRFMQSLMLPLHRFGSPGDLMDHMTGKDAVLVAFLDVAQDSKLYHRYYQASLKWLEKDPFQEVSFGVVTGQSSKLFGVEKVPSFRLYLWNETIEYEGNSPWTPQDLIAWVHKHLHVVSMWIAPPGNVKSTTLAPYLRQGPVLMLLSPRPLYEDSSDAYMMLRQLSMQYYNCPGDAWILEMAREYIAEQRTSNAARYVEKREHCVRVLGRHPSQEEEDDEGSPGSRRYGRSNKCKDGFKSTVSVSFVNVLNSSKFVDGKPVGGKLSAEEYCDIAPAVGCGKHECGAFGPDGSRKPSLMWQTDGCSSRRYNEVNTNYEQARSIVTSMIDSKHDYRGPKLLARQNLRQQCELLQLAEAEKSNVFFSEPARQKESMDYYAAIGGLSCKHNKTLTFISMDSGLYHAFGERLGVDVLKEPNRTVAFIVDHTDESAYVLRDPINLNTLSKFVHDYYNRSLVRFLRSKSTTYQHSHAFNVESFVAQDQLYLERHRILLDAAEAKTKAEEASQKQAKAAKGKRTNASESEQPVSPSGSEETAERVRAPRVYHRVREIYSSNFQRTVLDSNRTVVVSFYSTQCAFCYIQAHHLLTVSRMLRHQPNLWFVRIDGELNDLPWEYTMDVFPSLLIFPNGRKAESRIFPEALKVNVPNIVGFILSNLAPAERLHATFLLCSDVNNASLNDCLHMLKRELTDGIRLSLLEWRRHPANLCVRDRIVRRLQLLKQSYLDTLRCLSHSCDLTQLVNVRKRILDLWTGEHCRSREGSL; from the exons ATGCATGCACTAACATTAGACCCGTCAGCAGAagattgcagcagcagcaactttCAAGAATCGACGCGACGTCCTGcattaccaccaccaccaacatcaTTACTACCAACACCATCAGCAACGGTACCGGCACCGTCGACGTTATCGACAGCTGCAGCAAACAATCCCAGTCATCACACCAGCCACCAGCAATTGCGACGTCAGCAGTTTCCAGGGCGCAAAGCACAACGTCACCGTGGCCTACTAACCAACACTATTTCCGCTTCCCCGGAACGACATGGCGATGACACGGCGGATGCGTGTACGGTGGCACTGGTAACGGAACGGCCACTAGCTGCGGCAGAAAATGATAACGTGGCAACGGTTAAGCGCGAACAGCCAAGTGATAACGGACAGTTGAATAGTGGAACGGTGGACGAGAAGACTCGTCGGTACAATCGCATCAGCATGATAATCATTTACGGGCGCGAGGTGCTCTGCATACTGGCCCTCATTCTTACCACGTATGCGACCATCCAGAACAGTCCGCCGAAAATATCGAAAGCTCCGCCACCGGTTCCATTCTTCTCGAAAGGATCGCTAGTGAACGATTGGCCAACGGGTGCACTCGGTACTACGCAGACCCGTGTTTCCGTATCGGAACTATCGCTCGTACTGTACTATGCGCCGTGGTGCGCGGAAAGCCAATTTGCGCGACACGCTTATGAGCGGGTGGCTCAGCTGTACTACCGCGAGGCACACTTTGCCGCCATCAACTGCTGGCAGCCGGGTGGTGAATGTCGCGCACGGTACACCAAGGTGCAATCGTGGCCTGTGCTGATGGCCTACCAACCGAGCGGGTTGGCTGTACAGTATCATCAAGCATGGACTACGGCAGCACTGTCCCGGTTTATGCAATCGCTAATGCTGCCACTTCACCGTTTCGGCAGTCCCGGTGATCTTATGGATCATATGACCGGGAAGGAT gCTGTATTAGTCGCATTTCTAGATGTAGCACAGGACAGCAAACTTTACCACCGCTACTACCAAGCCTCATTGAAATGGCTTGAGAAGGATCCGTTCCAGGAGGTATCGTTTGGTGTAGTGACGGGACAGTCTTCCAAATTGTTTGGCGTTGAAAAGGTCCCCTCGTTCCGTTTGTACCTGTGGAACGAAACTATA gAATATGAGGGAAACAGTCCCTGGACACCGCAGGACCTTATCGCGTGGGTTCACAAACATCTGCACGTAGTGTCAATGTGGATTGCACCGCCCGGCAACGTTAAATCAACCACTCTTGCTCCTTACTTACGTCAAGGTCCGGTGCTGATGCTTCTTTCTCCTCGACCACTATACGAGGACAGTTCTGATGCTTACATGATGCTGAGACAGCTCAGCATGCAGTACTACAACTGTCCGGGTGACGCCTGGATATTGGAAATGGCTCGTGAATATATTGCGGAACAACGAACTTCAAACGCAGCACGATACGTCGAAAAACGTGAGCACTGTGTGCGTGTTCTAGGACGTCATCCTTCCCAGGAGGAGGAAGACGATGAAGGTTCGCCCGGAAGCCGCCGATATGGTCGCAGCAACAAGTGCAAGGATGGGTTTAAATCGACCGTTTCGGTATCGTTCGTAAATGTGCTCAATTCTTCAAAATTTGTCGATGGTAAACCGGTGGGTGGAAAGCTTTCGGCAGAGGAGTACTGTGACATTGCTCCGGCTGTCGGATGTGGTAAGCACGAGTGCGGGGCATTTGGACCGGATGGATCCCGTAAACCTAGCCTGATGTGGCAAACGGACGGATGTTCATCGCGAAGGTATAACGAGGTGAACACAAACTACGAACAAGCGCGTTCCATCGTTACATCCATGATCGATTCGAAGCACGACTACCGAGGTCCAAAGTTGCTTGCGAGACAAAACCTTCGCCAACAGTGCGAGCTGTTACAGCTAGCGGAAGCGGAAAAGTCGAATGTTTTCTTTAGCGAACCGGCACGACAGAAGGAATCGATGGATTATTACGCCGCAATAGGAGGTTTGTCCTGTAAGCACAACAAAACGCTTACCTTTATCAGTATGGACAGCGGTCTGTATCATGCGTTCGGCGAACGGCTCGGAGTGGATGTGCTAAAGGAACCTAACCGTACCGTAGCATTTATCGTCGATCATACCGATGAGTCGGCGTATGTGTTGCGTGATCCGATTAATCTGAACACGTTGTCGAAATTCGTGCACGATTACTACAATCGATCGCTGGTACGCTTTCTAAGATCGAAGAGCACGACCTACCAGCACAGTCACGCGTTCAATGTGGAATCGTTTGTGGCGCAGGATCAGCTATACCTCGAGCGGCATCGAATATTACTGGATGCGGCCGAAGCCAAAACTAAAGCGGAAGAAGCATCTCAAAAGCAGGCAAAAGCAGCGAAAGGGAAACGAACAAATGCGTCCGAATCAGAACAGCCAGTGTCTCCCAGTGGATCCGAGGAAACGGCAGAACGTGTTCGTGCTCCGCGCGTCTATCATCGTGTGAGAGAGATTTACTCGAGCAACTTCCAGCGCACTGTACTCGACTCGAACCGCACCGTGGTGGTTAGCTTCTACTCAACCCAGTGTGCCTTTTGCTACATACAAGCGCACCATTTGCTCACGGTGTCGCGCATGCTGCGCCATCAACCGAACCTTTGGTTCGTACGGATAGATGGTGAACTGAATGATCTACCCTGGGAGTACACGATGGATGTGTTTCCATCGCTTTTAATATTTCCGAATGGAAG AAAAGCGGAAAGTCGCATTTTTCCCGAAGCGTTAAAAGTCAACGTACCAAACATAGTCGGGTTCATCCTTTCCAACCTAGCACCGGCAGAACGATTGCATGCCACCTTTTTGCTCTGTTCCGATGTG AATAATGCATCGCTTAACGATTGCTTGCATATGCTCAAGCGCGAACTCACCGATGGCATTCGATTGAGTTTGCTTGAATGGCGCCGACACCCTGCAAACCTGTGCGTACGCGATCGAATCGTCCGCCGGTTGCAGCTGTTAAAGCAATCGTATCTGGACACCCTGCGCTGTCTTAGTCATTCCTGTGATCTTACACAACTGGTAAACGTTAGGAAGCGAATCCTTGATCTGTGGACGGGTGAGCACTGTCGCAGCAGGGAAGGATCGCTGTGA
- the LOC125764503 gene encoding ankyrin-1-like isoform X3, with protein sequence MPAECAANPLQRALADAIIRMVSMDELRILLACGAKVNEQVTQGLRPLHYAVWQNNEAAVNLLIVRGAEINAIDEVGYSALHLAAEHGYLHLAKILLDAGCKVDYREPTNDPYPRTTLCDEPLRLALRNKHYEVARLLLDRGADPNKRYFFGSEINLATDVESLELLLTYGASTEARDRSGITPLMRAVRTNGNIDSVLLLLHYGADVNAMTDARNDYRTVLHYAVLSGLDLFGGNASLVTMLLKQGARVDIPAPLPEPDRPSPLDLAVLRGDPVLVRILLEHGANVNRSSPVIGSPLHVACADNIPNRVEIMKMLLFYGADPNIRVVGDVATNAILRPPLAELLASNEHVTPQELHLLLRYGARVILKTQYRDPDGLLNCLSNLHHESAAFRIILDATEEFDPCMIRRNQQLTDEQRDLLVERASVPRKLKSQIRAYYRRLFGRNLCEFVPPLFIPSELKSYLLYEHSL encoded by the exons ATGCCGGCTGAGTGTGCCGCTAATCCGCTGCAACGGGCCCTGGCCGATGCCATTATCCGGATGGTATCCATGGACGAGCTGCGTATACTGCTCGCCTGCGGTGCGAAGGTTAACGAGCAGGTGACGCAAGGTCTGAGACCGCTGCACTACGCCGTCTGGCAAAATAATGAAGCTGCCGTCAATCTGCTCATCGTGCGCGGTGCCGAAATAAACGCGATCGATGAAGTCGGTTACAGTGCGCTACATTTGGCGGCAGAGCATGG CTACCTTCATCTCGCAAAGATTCTGCTGGATGCGGGCTGTAAGGTGGACTACCGTGAGCCAACGAATGATCCTTACCCGCGTACGACACTCTGCGACGAACCGCTCCGTTTGGCACTACGTAACAAACACTACGAGGTGGCCCGCCTGCTGCTTGATCGTGGTGCCGATCCGAACAAGCGCTATTTCTTCGGATCCGAAATTAACCTAGCGACGGATGTGGAAAGTCTGGAGCTGTTGCTTACGTACGGTGCAAGTACGGAGGCACGTGACCGTTCCGGCATTACGCCACTGATGCGAGCCGTACGAACGAACGGTAACATCGAttcggtgctgctgctgctccattaCGGAGCGGACGTTAATGCGATGACGGATGCAAGGAATGATTACAGAACCGTGCTGCATTATGCCGTTCTATCAG GATTAGATCTGTTTGGTG GCAATGCTTCACTCGTGACGATGCTTTTGAAACAGGGAGCCCGGGTTGACATACCAGCACCATTGCCGGAACCGGACCGACCAAGCCCGCTCGATCTTGCCGTTCTGCGAGGCGATCCAGTGCTGGTGAGAATTCTTCTCGAGCATGGTGCCAACGTGAATCGCAGCAGCCCCGTCATTGGATCCCCGTTGCATGTGGCCTGCGCCGATAATATTCCCAACAGAGTTGAAATTATGAAG ATGCTCTTGTTTTACGGTGCTGACCCGAACATACGTGTCGTGGGTGATGTTGCCACCAATGCGATACTGCGTCCTCCACTAGCAGAGCTGCTTGCCAGCAATGAACACGTTACGCCACAGGAACTGCATTTGTTGCTACGGTACGGTGCAAGG GTTATCCTCAAGACTCAGTACCGTGATCCGGACGGTTTGTTAAACTGCCTTTCGAACCTGCATCATGAATCGGCCGCCTTCCGCATAATACTGGATGCTACCGAAGAGTTCGATCCATGCATGATACGTCGTAACCAGCAGCTCACCGATGAACAGCGCGATCTGCTAGTAGAACGTGCCTCGGTTCCACGGAAGCTCAAGTCCCAGATTCGTGCCTACTACCGTCGGTTGTTCGGGCGAAATCTGTGCGAGTTTGTTCCGCCACTATTTATACCGAGCGAGCTGAAAAGCTACTTGCTGTATGAACACAGTCTGTAA
- the LOC125764532 gene encoding hsp70-binding protein 1-like, which translates to MASGENPDQPRQPRNLQGLLKFAMEATKSEDAPHPAQLQPLDEERRKFLEEALKSLTVDVVQELEKSMNILLDNESEEQAKIEALETVTDFVEDIDTANDFFKVGGFVIIKPGLESRSVEVRSRTLRLIGALAQCNPFCQQHLLELNILPQLIELLADELPVAQDAVSAVSAMVRQYEPCAAAFIDIGGLECIMKCLHSDDEKMCTRSSFLMVSLCKEYAPVMDKFIKLNAIECVLTWIELSDRKLQTGLSVLTTFAERKEGVQRCRADGTLKEKLDMIIELGGGKTQYWAPLDFAKTLLKLCYSGEQDGADR; encoded by the exons ATGGCTAGCGGCGAGAATCCCGATCAACCGAGACAGCCTCGCAACCTGCAA GGTTTACTGAAATTCGCAATGGAAGCTACCAAAAGCGAAGATGCACCACATCCAGCACAGCTTCAGCCGTTGGACGAAGAAAGGCGAAAGTTTCTCGAGGAAGCACTCAAATCCCTTACCGTCGATGTCGTGCAGGAGCTAGAAAAATCGATGAATATACTGCTGGACAACGAATCAGAAGAGCAAGCGAAGATTGAAGCATTAGAAACCGTGACAGACTTCGTAGAGGATATAGACACAGCGAACGATTTCTTTAAAGTGGGTGGATTCGTTATTATAAAGCCAGGACTTGAATCACGCAGTGTGGAGGTTCGCAGCCGAACGCTACGGTTAATAGGAGCACTGGCACAGTGCAATCCTTTCTGCCAGCAGCATTTGCTGGAGCTGAACATATTGCCACAGCTGATCGAGTTGCTTGCGGACGAATTGCCCGTCGCACAGGATGCCGTATCTGCTGTGTCTGCTATGGTGCGACAGTACGAACCCTGTGCGGCGGCATTTATCGATATCGGTGGTCTGGAGTGCATTATGAAATGTTTACACTCGGATGATGAAAAGATGTGCACCAGGTCATCATTTCTGATGGTCTCCCTGTGTAAGGAATACGCACCGGTTATGGATAAGTTTATAAAGCTAAATGCGATCGAATGTGTGCTGACGTGGATTGAGCTTTCCGATCGGAAGCTGCAAACAGGACTCTCCGTTCTGACAACGTTTGCCGAGAGAAAGGAGGGCGTTCAGCGATGCCGAGCAGACGGTACCCTGAAAGAGAAGCTGGACATGATTATTGAGCTGGGAGGTGGGAAAACTCAATATTGG gCACCACTCGATTTCGCTAAAACTCTGCTGAAACTCTGTTATTCTGGTGAGCAGGATGGCGCCGACCGATAG
- the LOC125774985 gene encoding uncharacterized protein LOC125774985, whose translation MTTGMGCSSSVVLEEPIPHPTTPVLNTNEQGRLPSLVSKHPESLVEAYRRLDEEICVLESTTPGPRLMTAEAWVELLNSAKGAVSNSTGQEVVVPQPPSSPLPNEILPNGNIPNGVPGGALKRPLSAEMDNLTENARKEMVKVREIILKLDIVSNEFKAAQQEEFIARLSRTAMDHEADHFREEMIVHSRKRVQTLRTAFEQLKRLYLEQDRLLATVYNGAYGTVNEQKLDIELDSARDVRDRLGGAVEQWRIAGGLLRAAAKGLHQVVDYWELIRPSKGAEETITLALDARSTCHGALMALEAAQAALPSVEIPYITIRQQSAVRHALIYLLTDMVNPARYQHTRDVFSVFNTNVSKAVHWLHECYNETLKQDFDSADQAATLLAKHLREERLRYIVSKMPNKIYIRPAIG comes from the exons ATGACCACCGGTATGGGATGTTCATCGTCCGTTGTGCTCGAGGAACCGATTCCACATCCTACGACACCCGTGTTGAACACCAACGAGCAAGGTCGACTTCCTTCGCTAGTGTCGAAACATCCCGAATCGTTGGTTGAAGCCTATCGACGATTGGACGAAGAAATCTGTGTTCTGGAAAGTACTACGCCCGGGCCAAGGCTAATGACGGCCGAAGCTTGGGTAGAGCTATTAAACAGCGCTAAGGGTGCAGTGAGTAATAGCACTGGTCAGGAGGTGGTCGTACCacaaccaccatcatcaccgctACCAAATGAGATCCTTCCCAACGGGAACATTCCAAATGGGGTGCCTGGAGGTGCATTAAAGCGGCCGTTATCTGCGGAAATGGATAATCTAACCGAGAATGCACGCAAAGAGATGGTTAAGGTTCGTGAA ATCATCCTCAAGCTAGACATTGTTTCCAATGAATTCAAGGCGGCACAGCAGGAAGAGTTCATTGCACGGCTTTCCCGTACTGCGATGGATCATGAAGCAGATCATTTTCGTGAAGAGATGATCGTACATTCGCGGAAGCGCGTCCAAACCCTACGGACAGCCTTCGAACAGTTAAAACGGTTGTATCTCGAGCAAGATCGCTTGCTAGCGACAGTTTACAACGGAGCGTACGGTACGGTGAACGAACAAAAGCTTGACATTGAGCTGGATTCAGCACGCGACGTACGAGATCGTCTCGGTGGAGCCGTTGAACAATGGCGAATTGCTGGCGGTTTGTTAAGAGCAGCTGCTAAAGGACTCCACCAGGTGGTGGACTATTGGGAGCTGATAAGACCATCGAAAGGTGCGGAAGAAACGATCACACTAGCGCTGGACGCACGATCTACCTGTCACGGTGCACTAATGGCACTCGAGGCAGCTCAGGCAGCACTTCCATCGGTTGAGATACCGTACATTACGATCCGTCAGCAGTCGGCCGTACGTCACGCACTGATCTACCTCCTGACGGACATGGTTAATCCTGCCCGGTACCAGCACACGCGTGACGTGTTTAGTGTGTTCAACACGAACGTATCTAAAGCGGTTCACTGGCTGCACGAATGTTACAACGAAACACTTAAGCAGGACTTTGACAGTGCCGATCAGGCTGCTACACTGTTAGCGAAACATTTGCGTGAAGAACGTCTGCGGTACATAGTGAGCAAGATGCCAAACAAAATCTACATCCGACCCGCAATCGGATAA
- the LOC125764572 gene encoding INO80 complex subunit C, which produces MESDTAKPAFKKKDLSEVNPIMGKKRQWKSLKQILTHEKTLPWKETDITYSTVNAPPSLKPAKKYSDISGLIAPYTDPHSKLRYHNVEEYQTIRTFPMDLTAGYLALRGATSIV; this is translated from the exons ATGGAAAGTGATACGGCGAAACCAGCGTTCAAAAAGAAAGACCTTTCCGAAGTGAATCCTATCATGGGGAAGAAAAGACAGTGGAAATCTTTGAAGCAAATTTTAACGCACGAGAAAACACTGCCCTGGAAGGAGACGGATATCACAT ATTCTACCGTAAATGCTCCACCGTCACTAAAGCCGGCCAAGAAATATTCCGACATATCCGGACTGATTGCACCGTATACGGATCCTCACTCGAAGCTGCGATACCACAACGTGGAAGAGTATCAAACAATCCGCACCTTTCCGATGGATCTTACCGCTGGATATTTGGCACTTAGAGGTGCTACAAGCATTGTGTAA